In one Marispirochaeta aestuarii genomic region, the following are encoded:
- the hslU gene encoding HslU--HslV peptidase ATPase subunit, which produces MIIDDMTPREIVAELDKYIIGQNEAKKAVAIALRNRTRRKKLPKELRDEIAPKNIIMIGPTGVGKTEIARRLSRLSGAPFVKVEATKYTEVGYVGRDVESMVRDLMSVAVSMVKEELQEGVREEAERRTEEAILDLLLPGIKKPEAPKEGTMPVPVEESGGSDTREKFRKMLREGKLEEKSVEVNVSRGGFPTIEVFAGNSMEEMDLNLGNLSNILGGGKKRKRVTVKRAREIIMAEELDKLVDTERVSEIARDRVQEMGIIFIDEIDKVAGKENRSGADVSREGVQRDILPIVEGSTVNTKHGMIDTSHILFIAAGAFHISKPSDLIPELQGRFPLRVELKDLGAEEFERILTQPQNALITQYKALIGTEDVTLDFTPEAVKRLSEIAAQVNSMSENIGARRLHTIMELLLEEVSFTAPEISGQTITITPDYVNDRLSDVLQDKDLSQYIL; this is translated from the coding sequence ATGATTATTGACGACATGACTCCCCGGGAAATTGTGGCGGAGCTTGATAAATACATTATCGGTCAGAACGAGGCAAAGAAAGCCGTGGCCATCGCACTGCGAAACCGCACCCGGAGAAAGAAGCTTCCCAAGGAGCTGAGGGACGAGATTGCCCCCAAGAATATCATAATGATCGGCCCCACCGGGGTCGGAAAAACTGAAATCGCCCGTCGTCTCTCCCGCCTCAGCGGCGCACCCTTTGTAAAGGTGGAGGCCACCAAGTATACCGAAGTCGGCTACGTGGGACGGGACGTGGAATCCATGGTTCGGGACCTCATGAGTGTGGCCGTCTCCATGGTCAAGGAGGAGCTTCAGGAGGGCGTCCGGGAAGAGGCGGAACGGCGGACCGAGGAGGCGATCCTCGATCTTCTCCTTCCGGGTATAAAAAAGCCGGAGGCCCCGAAGGAGGGCACTATGCCTGTTCCCGTGGAGGAGAGCGGTGGAAGCGATACCCGGGAAAAGTTCCGGAAGATGCTTCGTGAAGGCAAACTCGAGGAGAAGAGTGTTGAGGTGAACGTATCCCGGGGAGGTTTCCCGACCATCGAGGTTTTCGCCGGCAACAGCATGGAAGAGATGGACCTGAACCTGGGCAACCTTTCCAATATCCTCGGCGGAGGCAAGAAGAGAAAACGGGTAACTGTAAAACGGGCCAGGGAAATAATCATGGCTGAGGAACTGGACAAGCTGGTGGATACCGAAAGGGTTTCGGAGATCGCCAGGGATCGGGTCCAGGAGATGGGAATCATCTTCATAGACGAGATCGACAAGGTTGCAGGCAAGGAGAACCGATCCGGAGCGGACGTGAGCCGCGAAGGGGTCCAGCGGGATATTCTTCCCATCGTGGAGGGCAGCACCGTAAATACAAAGCACGGGATGATCGACACCAGTCACATCCTCTTTATTGCCGCCGGGGCTTTTCACATCTCCAAGCCTTCGGATCTGATTCCCGAACTCCAGGGACGTTTCCCCCTGCGGGTCGAGCTCAAGGACCTGGGAGCCGAGGAATTCGAGAGGATATTGACCCAGCCTCAGAACGCCCTGATCACCCAGTACAAGGCGCTTATCGGTACCGAGGACGTTACCCTGGATTTTACCCCCGAGGCGGTAAAACGGCTGTCGGAGATAGCTGCCCAGGTAAACAGCATGAGCGAGAACATCGGCGCCCGAAGGCTGCATACCATAATGGAGCTGCTTCTGGAGGAGGTCTCCTTTACGGCGCCGGAAATAAGCGGGCAGACCATAACCATAACCCCGGATTACGTGAACGATCGGTTGAGCGATGTGCTTCAGGACAAGGACCTGAGTCAGTACATCCTGTAA